In the genome of Ananas comosus cultivar F153 linkage group 11, ASM154086v1, whole genome shotgun sequence, one region contains:
- the LOC109716951 gene encoding uncharacterized protein LOC109716951 isoform X1, whose protein sequence is MSMLKKLFSKKNQHGVVDLEENTQQGSKKKKSSKHTKKNTKKEEEHQPNPPQGDGHGDAVAQEDDDGVSKASDVSSEHGNGDGEAEQTLNPEAAAAAEEAPEPTNSDAEAGKLEHEEEEKVVVEQGDSPVEKTFTVIEESRVRVSEEEDSSSSSASAAAASGEPEPRVSPISEADKAVDFAKTEVKPHATSAAHRATWWNCCGILDVFVGSK, encoded by the exons ATGTCCATGCTCAAAAAGCTCTTCTCCAAAAAGAACCAGCATGGTGTTGTGGATTTAGAGGAGAACACACAACAAG GTtccaagaagaagaaatcaTCCAAACACACCAAAAAGAAcaccaaaaaagaagaagaacaccAACCCAATCCCCCACAAG gtGACGGGCATGGCGACGCCGTCGCGcaggaggacgacgacggcgtCAGCAAGGCGAGCGACGTGAGCTCCGAGCACGGCAATGGCGACGGCGAGGCGGAGCAAACCCTAAacccggaggcggcggcggcggcggaggaggctcCGGAGCCGACGAATTCGGATGCCGAAGCAGGTAAATTGGAgcacgaggaggaggagaaagtggTGGTGGAGCAAGGGGATTCCCCTGTGGAGAAAACGTTCACTGTGATTGAGgagtctagggttagggtttcggaggAGGAGGATTCGTCATCGTCATCGGCATCGGCGGCGGCTGCTTCCGGAGAACCTGAACCTAGGGTTTCGCCGATTTCTGAAGCCGATAAAGCCGTGGATTTTGCGAAAACCGAG GTCAAGCCGCATGCTACATCAGCGGCACACCGCGCAACGTGGTGGAATTGCTGCGGAATCCTTGATGTGTTTGTCGGATCGAAGTGA
- the LOC109716951 gene encoding uncharacterized protein LOC109716951 isoform X2 encodes MSMLKKLFSKKNQHGVVDLEENTQGSKKKKSSKHTKKNTKKEEEHQPNPPQGDGHGDAVAQEDDDGVSKASDVSSEHGNGDGEAEQTLNPEAAAAAEEAPEPTNSDAEAGKLEHEEEEKVVVEQGDSPVEKTFTVIEESRVRVSEEEDSSSSSASAAAASGEPEPRVSPISEADKAVDFAKTEVKPHATSAAHRATWWNCCGILDVFVGSK; translated from the exons ATGTCCATGCTCAAAAAGCTCTTCTCCAAAAAGAACCAGCATGGTGTTGTGGATTTAGAGGAGAACACACA AGGTtccaagaagaagaaatcaTCCAAACACACCAAAAAGAAcaccaaaaaagaagaagaacaccAACCCAATCCCCCACAAG gtGACGGGCATGGCGACGCCGTCGCGcaggaggacgacgacggcgtCAGCAAGGCGAGCGACGTGAGCTCCGAGCACGGCAATGGCGACGGCGAGGCGGAGCAAACCCTAAacccggaggcggcggcggcggcggaggaggctcCGGAGCCGACGAATTCGGATGCCGAAGCAGGTAAATTGGAgcacgaggaggaggagaaagtggTGGTGGAGCAAGGGGATTCCCCTGTGGAGAAAACGTTCACTGTGATTGAGgagtctagggttagggtttcggaggAGGAGGATTCGTCATCGTCATCGGCATCGGCGGCGGCTGCTTCCGGAGAACCTGAACCTAGGGTTTCGCCGATTTCTGAAGCCGATAAAGCCGTGGATTTTGCGAAAACCGAG GTCAAGCCGCATGCTACATCAGCGGCACACCGCGCAACGTGGTGGAATTGCTGCGGAATCCTTGATGTGTTTGTCGGATCGAAGTGA